The genomic interval CGATTCGCCAAATCCGTCCGCAATGAACGGTCCTGTAGAATGTCCCAAAGCCTGTCGGCAATGGAATCCGGATCCTCGGGCTCTGCGAGCAGGCCGCCCCCTGTTGACTGAATCAACTCCGGTAGTGCCGCGTGGCGAGGCAGAACGACGGGCAGCCCGTTGGCCCAGGCTTCGAGAACATAGAGGCCTTTGGGTTCCTGAAAACGAGCGGGGACGCTGAAGACATCCAGCGATTTATAGAACGCGACCTTCTCGGCGTGAGTCGCGGGGCTTCCGATGTACTCGAAGGCATCGCCTAATGGCTCAGCCAATCGGCAAATCTTGCGGAAGTAGGCCTCGTTCTGCTTGCCGAGGTATCCACCCGTTCGCAAGCGAATATCGGGAATTCTCTTCTTCAGGCGAAGCACGCTGTCGACGATCAAATCGAAGCCTTTTTCGGGACAAATTCGAGCAAAGTACCCGACTGTCGGCGGACTTCCGAGCTGACTCTTGGGCCGTCCATCGTGATTCGCACAATCCACCGCCAAGGGCAGCTCGATAAATCGATTGCGCGGCAGGTCCAGATATTGGGACATGTAATCCGCGTAGAATCGACTATGGACAATATATCCGTCGAATTCCGCCGCCCGCTCCTTTAAGCGCGACATCACCAACGATCGATGTGGCTCGACTAATCCATCGAGAAACACATCGTCCCCCTGCAAGACGCAATAGACCCTTCCCGCGTAACGCTGCCTCAAAGCCCTCAATGATCCGACAAGCAACGAATTGCTAAAACAGACGACATCGGGCTTTAGCTGGCCGACAAAGTCCGCCAGTTCGTCGACGGCCTGCCGGTGTGGCCCGCTTTCGCCGAGTAGCATGGTGGCAGTCATGCTGCCCAGTTCCGCAGCGTCATTACTTACTCCTCCTCGCGTCGCAAGTTGGATCAGCCAAGGCGAATCCAGCCAATGCGTCATGAAACGAGGCAGCCTCCCCCAGAATGGCACATGATCATTGAGGTAAGTATTGATGCCACCAAAAAAAAGAGGCGACGACGTTTGATTTTCTTCGTCAACGCGGATCGGCGTATAAAGAGGTATCAGCGAGACTTCCGTTCCGGCCTGATGAAGGGCGCGAGCCCAGGTGTTGTCGTGCATACACGACCCGCAGAACATCCCCGCCCCGCCCGCCGTGATGATCGCCAGATGCATTTCAGCTCATTCCGAATCCAGCCGCCGTCAGTTCAACCTTCACAAATAAGCTTAGGCGCGCGCGGAAGAAAAAACGACCTGGGCGACCGCAGGAAAGAAACAGAGGCCAGCGCCACAATACGAACACTCAACCAACCGGCCGCACGCTAAAAGCGAATCGGCCAAAATTAACACCGATCGCGGACCCGCTGAAGAGCTCTGAACCATTGAGGCGGCGCAAGAACGCGCGCGATGGACATGAGTGGACCGCGGACCGAGCCCGGCGGGCAATCTCAGAACGTCGCACGTCCTGTGTAGGGCCTCATTCGTTTCGATCGCTGGGCAATTCACCATCGGCACGGTGCGCCATGTTCCTGAGGACCTTTGCATCAATCGATTTGCTGACCGATCGCGCAACACCGTCCCCCATCACGACGTTAAAGACGTCCGCATGCTGGCTGCTCGGCCCGCCAACCAGTTCGTGCTGCCCCTCAAGATTCGCCAGTTCATTCCTGAGAGTGCTGACATCATTTACTTGAACGGTTCCCGGATGCAGCTCATACCGAACATTGGCTTCATCAGCGCCTGCCACGCCTGTATTCTCTAATTTCCGGATGACAGCGTTGCCCAGTGACGCGCGGGTTCCCGAGGCCCAACTGAGCAGCCCACCCCAGCGCCCGACCGTCTCCATCACATAGGCCGTGTGGGAAAACCCATCGGAAATCTGATCTTCATCGATCGAGCTATTCAAGAACAAGACGCCGTTTTGATTCATGTCGATGGGGGCTTCAAAATCGTGATGAACTCCACGATACGACGACCCCGCGAGCGTCGCGAGATTCGCCGGGCAAATCAAAGTGGGAAACATGTGTCCAGACGCATCGCTGTTGGCCTTGTCGTAGACCGATTTCGTAAAGTCGAATCGACGAAATGTATTTTGCTGTTCCATGAATGGCAGAATCTGAACCAGCCACCCCATGTGGTATCCGCCGTCGGCCACCGACTTGATCGGCCCCGAATTATTCACAGAGCCTGATGGCAGAACGCGATGCGTCATCATGTAATTGTTAAGTGCCACGCCGATTTGCATCAGGTTGCTTTTGCACTGATTTCGCCGCGCCGACTCCCGCACCTGTTGAACCGCAGGCAGCAACATCGAAATCAGCAGGACCATTATGACAACGACAGCCAGCAGTTCGATCATGGTCAACCCAGATCGTCGAGACAGACTTCGCGAACCCGATTCTGCCGCAACTTTCTGCATGAAATTCGCTCCTGTCGCTCGATGGAGTTCCGTTGACACCACGAGCAGACTGCCGAAATCAAGGACGACAACCACCCCTGCACATTGGATGTCACGACGATTCAACGTTCCAAACAGTTTTCAACGCTCCGAACAGTTTGGCCCGCTTTATGCGTATCCTACTCTGGCCGTTGTTCCAGCGTCTGCCGTGAGCGAAGTGACTGGAGAAAGTGTAAAGACATTCCTTCTCTCTTGACACTCAGACGATCATTTAAAA from Schlesneria paludicola DSM 18645 carries:
- a CDS encoding DUF1559 domain-containing protein, encoding MQKVAAESGSRSLSRRSGLTMIELLAVVVIMVLLISMLLPAVQQVRESARRNQCKSNLMQIGVALNNYMMTHRVLPSGSVNNSGPIKSVADGGYHMGWLVQILPFMEQQNTFRRFDFTKSVYDKANSDASGHMFPTLICPANLATLAGSSYRGVHHDFEAPIDMNQNGVLFLNSSIDEDQISDGFSHTAYVMETVGRWGGLLSWASGTRASLGNAVIRKLENTGVAGADEANVRYELHPGTVQVNDVSTLRNELANLEGQHELVGGPSSQHADVFNVVMGDGVARSVSKSIDAKVLRNMAHRADGELPSDRNE
- a CDS encoding glycosyltransferase family 4 protein codes for the protein MHLAIITAGGAGMFCGSCMHDNTWARALHQAGTEVSLIPLYTPIRVDEENQTSSPLFFGGINTYLNDHVPFWGRLPRFMTHWLDSPWLIQLATRGGVSNDAAELGSMTATMLLGESGPHRQAVDELADFVGQLKPDVVCFSNSLLVGSLRALRQRYAGRVYCVLQGDDVFLDGLVEPHRSLVMSRLKERAAEFDGYIVHSRFYADYMSQYLDLPRNRFIELPLAVDCANHDGRPKSQLGSPPTVGYFARICPEKGFDLIVDSVLRLKKRIPDIRLRTGGYLGKQNEAYFRKICRLAEPLGDAFEYIGSPATHAEKVAFYKSLDVFSVPARFQEPKGLYVLEAWANGLPVVLPRHAALPELIQSTGGGLLAEPEDPDSIADRLWDILQDRSLRTDLANRGYEGVRRNHDLTTLASATIRHLQG